One window of Cucurbita pepo subsp. pepo cultivar mu-cu-16 chromosome LG19, ASM280686v2, whole genome shotgun sequence genomic DNA carries:
- the LOC111781210 gene encoding U-box domain-containing protein 4-like, with the protein MEIMTLEKLKENDERIQSTGEAEHVDEMHLRTHRHEHIITVEKSRSCSPVPIVNTNIISNFSRKVQISSLYGGLPVTSSEDPPSCMSNEKSQVHDGVFSDSNANPTFAQIISRETTDTASPVLSIGRASFTRDTSEKVRSEPSVSVTQSLSQVEPQFPLRLSVERKSGIIGQQPQKLPEVVCSSEIEPRSDLGSAEARVQKLVENLNSNSLETIRAAIAELRSLAKLNTDNRIMITERGAISFLVKLLYSTDAIVQEHAVTTLLNLSIYEDNRIAIAQADVIEPLIHVLGTGTPEAKENAAATFFSLAMVEENRVKIGRSEAIGPLVELLGNGTPRGRKDATTALFYLSMLPENKVKIVQAGAVQHLVELMDPSIGMGDKTVAVLANLSTIQEGKVEIGRGGGIPVLVEAIELGSARGKENAAAALLRICSSSNKFCIMAIQEGIIPPLVALSQSGTTRAKDKAQALLSLFRKHVHSNVEEVH; encoded by the exons ATGGAAATTATGACTCTTGAAAAGTTGAAAGAGAATGATGAACGAATTCAAAGTACAGGAGAAGCTGAACATGTTGATGAAATGCATCTCAGAACTCACAGGCATGAACATATAATTACAGTAGAAAAATCCCGAAGCTGCAGCCCAGTTCCAATAGTAAACACtaatataatatcaaatttCAGCAGAAAGGTacaaatttcaagtttgtaTGGGGGGTTGCCAGTCACAAGCTCAGAAGATCCTCCCAGTTGCATGTCCAATGAAAAATCTCAAGTTCATGATGGTGTTTTCTCTGACTCCAATGCTAATCCTACTTTTGCACAAATTATATCTAGAGAGACAACTGACACCGCTTCACCTGTGTTATCAATTGGACGAGCAAGTTTCACCAGGGATACTTCTGAGAAAGTAAGATCTGAGCCATCAGTTTCTGTGACTCAATCCCTCTCACAAGTCGAACCCCAATTTCCACTCAGATTGTCTGTGGAAAGAAAAAGTGGTATAATTGGACAACAGCCACAGAAACTTCCTGAAGTTGTTTGTTCTTCTGAGATTGAGCCCAGATCTGATTTAGGAAGTGCTGAAGCCAGAGTTCAGAAGTTGGTCGAGAACTTGAATAGCAATTCACTTGAAACTATTAGAGCTGCAATAGCTGAACTCCGAAGTCTTGCGAAACTTAATACTGATAACCGGATTATGATTACAGAACGTGGAGCAATCAGCTTTTTGGTTAAATTGCTATATTCTACAGATGCAATAGTTCAAGAGCATGCTGTTACAACACTTCTCAACCTATCAATCTATGAAGACAACAGAATTGCCATTGCTCAGGCCGATGTAATTGAACCTCTAATTCACGTCCTTGGTACAGGAACCCCTGAAGCTAAGGAGAACGCAGCTGCCACTTTCTTTAGCCTTGCTATGGTGGAGGAAAACAGGGTAAAGATTGGGAGGTCTGAGGCCATTGGGCCTCTGGTTGAACTACTAGGGAATGGGACTCCAAGGGGAAGGAAAGATGCAACAACTGCATTGTTTTATCTGTCTATGCTTCCAGAGAACAAGGTCAAGATTGTGCAAGCTGGAGCTGTACAGCATCTTGTGGAGTTGATGGATCCATCAATTGGAATGGGTGACAAGACAGTTGCTGTTCTAGCAAATCTTTCTACAATCCAGGAGGGGAAGGTTGAAATTGGTAGGGGTGGTGGGATCCCTGTGTTGGTCGAGGCTATTGAATTGGGTTCTGCTAGAGGAAAAGAGAATGCAGCAGCTGCACTACTACGGATCTGCTCATCCTCTAATAAATTTTGCATCATGGCTATCCAAGAAGGAATTATCCCACCCTTAGTGGCGTTATCTCAATCTGGAACTACGAGGGCCAAGGATAAG GCTCAGGCACTGCTTAGCCTCTTCAGAAAGCATGTGCATAGTAATGTTGAAGAAGTCCACTAA
- the LOC111781464 gene encoding WD40 repeat-containing protein HOS15-like isoform X2: MQLWQGFIHSAFALGYEAGINKCPIDGNLVPPAALITVVQKGLQYLEMEANLSNNDTDLDENFSFLQPLDLITKDVHELRQIIKDKRKSLLKDKDVDKELESERGRAREKERRESEVECGRAREKERLEREKERLERDKDHDKDRDKIEKEKEREKQHEDPDMVMDQDEKVHVNQGEAGVFGGPEPMDISTTSISQSCEISSSDVTILQGHTSEVCACAWNPTGSLLASGSGDSTARIWTIADSSSRSGAQSSPLNVLVLKHVKGRTNEKSKDVTTLDWNVDGTLLATGSYDGQARIWNTNGELRSTLSKHKGPIFSLKWNKKGDYLLTGSCDKTAIVWDVKAEEWKQQFEFHSGPTLDVDWRNNVSFATSSTDNMIFVCKIGETRPIKTFAGHQGEVNCVKWDPTGSLLASCSDDITAKIWSMKQDKYVYDLKEHSKEIYTIRWSPTGPGTNNPNQQLVLASASFDSTVKLWDVEQGKLINSLNGHREPVYSVAFSPNGEYLASGSLDKSMHIWSLKSGKIVKTYTGNGGIFEVCWNKDGDKIAACFANNTVCVLDFRK, encoded by the exons ATGCAACTCTGGCAGG gttttaTACATTCAGCCTTTGCTTTGGGTTATGAAGCTGGCATTAATAAGTGTCCTATTGATGGAAATTTGGTTCCACCTGCTGCTCTCATTACTGTTGTACAGAAAGGGCTTCAGTATTTGGAGATGGAAGCTAACTTGAGTAAT AATGACACAGATCTAGATGAAAATTTTTCATTCCTTCAGCCCCTGGACCTTATTACAAAAGATGTCCATGAATTGCGTCAAATAATCAAAGATAAAAGGAAGAGTTTACTGAAAGATAAAGATGTGGATAAAGAACTTGAAAGTGAACGTGGACGTGCAAGAGAGAAGGAACGACGTGAAAGTGAGGTTGAATGTGGGCGTGCAAGAGAGAAGGAACGACTTGaaagggagaaagaaagacTGGAAAGGGATAAGGATCATGATAAGGATAgagataaaatagaaaaggaaaaggagagagaaaagcaaCATGAGGATCCCGATATGGTTATGGATCAAGATGAGAAGGTGCATGTGAACCAAGGAGAGGCTGGAGTTTTTGGAG GACCAGAACCAATGGATATATCTACAACCTCAATATCCCAGTCCTGTGAAATTTCTAGTTCTGATGTGACAATTTTGCAAGGACATACTTCTGAG GTTTGTGCCTGTGCATGGAATCCAACAGGTTCTCTTCTTGCATCAGG CTCTGGAGATTCAACAGCCCGCATTTGGACAATAGCAGACAGTAGCAGTAGGTCGGGAGCTCAAAGTAGTCCGTTAAACGTGTTGGTGTTGAAGCATGTTAAGGGTAGAACTAACGAGAAGAGCAAAGATGTTACTACACTAGATTGGaat GTAGACGGGACTCTGCTTGCTACTGGTTCATATGATGGACAAGCTAGGATTTGGAACACCAACG GCGAGTTAAGGAGCACATTAAGTAAGCACAAAGGACCCATATTTTCTCTAAAGTGGAACAAGAAAGGCGATTATCTTCTCACCGGAAGCTGTGACAAAACTGCTATTGTTTGGGATGTGAAGGCAGAGGAATGGAAGCAGCAGTTTGAATTTCATTCAG GTCCAACGCTTGATGTGGATTGGCGCAATAATGTATCATTTGCGACAAGTTCCACGGACAATATGATATTTGTCTGCAAAATTGGAGAGACTCGTCCTATTAAAACTTTTGCAGGACATCAG GGTGAAGTGAACTGTGTCAAATGGGATCCCACGGGATCATTGTTGGCTTCGTGTTCTGATGATATCACAGCTAAG ATATGGAGTATGAAGCAGGACAAGTATGTTTATGATCTGAAAGAACACTCCAAG GAGATATACACCATAAGATGGAGCCCCACTGGACCGGGTACCAACAATCCAAACCAGCAGTTAGTGTTGGCCAG TGCATCATTTGATTCAACAGTGAAGCTGTGGGATGTAGAACAAGGGAAACTCATCAACAGTTTAAATGGACATAG GGAACCTGTATATTCTGTTGCATTCAGCCCAAATGGTGAGTACTTGGCCAGCGGATCTCTTGATAAATCAATGCACATATGGTCACTGAAGAGCGGCAAGATTGTTAAAACATACACCGGTAACGGgggtatttttgaagtttgttGGAACAAAGACGGTGATAAAATCGCTGCCTGTTTTGCCAACAACACTGTTTGTGTCTTAGATTTCAGAAAGTGA
- the LOC111781464 gene encoding WD40 repeat-containing protein HOS15-like isoform X1: protein MTSITSVELNYLVFRYLQESGFIHSAFALGYEAGINKCPIDGNLVPPAALITVVQKGLQYLEMEANLSNNDTDLDENFSFLQPLDLITKDVHELRQIIKDKRKSLLKDKDVDKELESERGRAREKERRESEVECGRAREKERLEREKERLERDKDHDKDRDKIEKEKEREKQHEDPDMVMDQDEKVHVNQGEAGVFGGPEPMDISTTSISQSCEISSSDVTILQGHTSEVCACAWNPTGSLLASGSGDSTARIWTIADSSSRSGAQSSPLNVLVLKHVKGRTNEKSKDVTTLDWNVDGTLLATGSYDGQARIWNTNGELRSTLSKHKGPIFSLKWNKKGDYLLTGSCDKTAIVWDVKAEEWKQQFEFHSGPTLDVDWRNNVSFATSSTDNMIFVCKIGETRPIKTFAGHQGEVNCVKWDPTGSLLASCSDDITAKIWSMKQDKYVYDLKEHSKEIYTIRWSPTGPGTNNPNQQLVLASASFDSTVKLWDVEQGKLINSLNGHREPVYSVAFSPNGEYLASGSLDKSMHIWSLKSGKIVKTYTGNGGIFEVCWNKDGDKIAACFANNTVCVLDFRK, encoded by the exons ATGACGTCCATCACTTCAGTCGAATTGAATTACCTCGTCTTCCGGTACCTTCAGGAATCAG gttttaTACATTCAGCCTTTGCTTTGGGTTATGAAGCTGGCATTAATAAGTGTCCTATTGATGGAAATTTGGTTCCACCTGCTGCTCTCATTACTGTTGTACAGAAAGGGCTTCAGTATTTGGAGATGGAAGCTAACTTGAGTAAT AATGACACAGATCTAGATGAAAATTTTTCATTCCTTCAGCCCCTGGACCTTATTACAAAAGATGTCCATGAATTGCGTCAAATAATCAAAGATAAAAGGAAGAGTTTACTGAAAGATAAAGATGTGGATAAAGAACTTGAAAGTGAACGTGGACGTGCAAGAGAGAAGGAACGACGTGAAAGTGAGGTTGAATGTGGGCGTGCAAGAGAGAAGGAACGACTTGaaagggagaaagaaagacTGGAAAGGGATAAGGATCATGATAAGGATAgagataaaatagaaaaggaaaaggagagagaaaagcaaCATGAGGATCCCGATATGGTTATGGATCAAGATGAGAAGGTGCATGTGAACCAAGGAGAGGCTGGAGTTTTTGGAG GACCAGAACCAATGGATATATCTACAACCTCAATATCCCAGTCCTGTGAAATTTCTAGTTCTGATGTGACAATTTTGCAAGGACATACTTCTGAG GTTTGTGCCTGTGCATGGAATCCAACAGGTTCTCTTCTTGCATCAGG CTCTGGAGATTCAACAGCCCGCATTTGGACAATAGCAGACAGTAGCAGTAGGTCGGGAGCTCAAAGTAGTCCGTTAAACGTGTTGGTGTTGAAGCATGTTAAGGGTAGAACTAACGAGAAGAGCAAAGATGTTACTACACTAGATTGGaat GTAGACGGGACTCTGCTTGCTACTGGTTCATATGATGGACAAGCTAGGATTTGGAACACCAACG GCGAGTTAAGGAGCACATTAAGTAAGCACAAAGGACCCATATTTTCTCTAAAGTGGAACAAGAAAGGCGATTATCTTCTCACCGGAAGCTGTGACAAAACTGCTATTGTTTGGGATGTGAAGGCAGAGGAATGGAAGCAGCAGTTTGAATTTCATTCAG GTCCAACGCTTGATGTGGATTGGCGCAATAATGTATCATTTGCGACAAGTTCCACGGACAATATGATATTTGTCTGCAAAATTGGAGAGACTCGTCCTATTAAAACTTTTGCAGGACATCAG GGTGAAGTGAACTGTGTCAAATGGGATCCCACGGGATCATTGTTGGCTTCGTGTTCTGATGATATCACAGCTAAG ATATGGAGTATGAAGCAGGACAAGTATGTTTATGATCTGAAAGAACACTCCAAG GAGATATACACCATAAGATGGAGCCCCACTGGACCGGGTACCAACAATCCAAACCAGCAGTTAGTGTTGGCCAG TGCATCATTTGATTCAACAGTGAAGCTGTGGGATGTAGAACAAGGGAAACTCATCAACAGTTTAAATGGACATAG GGAACCTGTATATTCTGTTGCATTCAGCCCAAATGGTGAGTACTTGGCCAGCGGATCTCTTGATAAATCAATGCACATATGGTCACTGAAGAGCGGCAAGATTGTTAAAACATACACCGGTAACGGgggtatttttgaagtttgttGGAACAAAGACGGTGATAAAATCGCTGCCTGTTTTGCCAACAACACTGTTTGTGTCTTAGATTTCAGAAAGTGA